One window from the genome of Anticarsia gemmatalis isolate Benzon Research Colony breed Stoneville strain chromosome 8, ilAntGemm2 primary, whole genome shotgun sequence encodes:
- the Atg12 gene encoding autophagy-related 12, with protein sequence MGDEKQPDDTQSDLSNATESLKIEDQKENGDASKSDKVKIDILLKATGNAPIMKKKKWAVDAEKPIGWIMEFVKKYLKLEPEEKLFLYVNQTFAPSPDQIVKNLYECFGTDGKLVLHYCKSQAWG encoded by the exons ATGGGTGACGAAAAACAACCAGATGACACTCAATCAGACTTATCTAATGCGACGGAGAGTCTGAAAATTGAAGACCAAAAAGAAAATGGGGATGCGTCGAAATCagataaagtaaaaa TTGACATTCTGTTGAAGGCAACAGGCAATGCTCCAATaatgaagaaaaagaaatgggCTGTGGATGCTGAAAAGCCTATTGGCTGGATCATGGAATTTGTGAAGAAATACCTCAAGCTAGAACCTGAAGAGAAATTG tttttgtatgtaaatcaaACATTTGCACCATCACCAGATCAGATAGTGAAGAACTTGTATGAATGTTTTGGAACTGATGGCAAACTGGTGTTACATTACTGCAAGAGTCAAGCTTGGGGTTGA